The genomic region GCCTGCCGGTGGTCGCCAGGCCCACTTCCCTCCCCGCCAGCAACAGGGGGAAGCAAGTAGGCAGGGTGCCAACAGCCTTGGCGGGAGGGTGCGGCTCTCCTGCTGCTCCGCAGGGGTGGGGCGTCCCCCTCCCCACATAGCCCCGCCGTCAGGCCAGTGGGAGGAGCTGCCCGTGCCCCCCCTGAGCCTGCAGGGCTATAAAGCCGCCTCGCAGCGGTCCGCAGCTCCCTCCCAGCTCCCGGACCAGTTCTGCCAGCGGTGACTGCCCATCCTCGGCCGCCATGAGCCACCCGTCGGGCCTCCGAGCCGGCGTCACTTCCACCTCCTACCGCCGCACCTTCGGGCCACCGCCCTCACTGTCCCCCGGGGCCTACTCCTATGCGTCCAGCTCCCGCTTCTCGAGCAGCCGCCTGCTGGGCTCGGCGTCCCCCGGCTCCTCCGTGCGCCTGGGCAGCTTCCGCGGCCCCCGGGCGGGCGCGGGCGCCCTCCTGCGCCTGCCCTCGGAGCGCCTCGACTTTTCCATGGCCGAGGCCCTGAACCAGGAGTTCCTGGCCACGCGCAGCAACGAGAAGCAGGAGCTGCAGGAGCTCAACGACCGCTTCGCCAACTTCATTGAGAAGGTGCGCTTCCTGGAGCAGCAGAACGCGGCCTTGCGCGGGGAGCTGAGCCAGGCCCGGGGCCAGGAGCCGGCGCGCGCCGACCAGCTGTGCCAGCAGGAGCTGCGCGAGCTGCGCAGGGAGCTAGAGCTGCTGGGCGGCGAGCGCGACCGGGTGCAGGTGGAGCGCGACAGGCTGGCGGAGGACGTGGCGGCGCTCAAGCAGAGGTCAGGGGGCAgggccggggccgggcggcggccgTCGAGGCGGCTGCTCCTCGCTCGGCTCCCTGCGCGGCCAGCCGCCGGAGGGGGTGGCTCCCCTCGTCTGCCCAGGCGCGTGCAGGGAGCAAGCTCGCCCGCGGGCTCTCACCGTCCCCCCCCCACCAGCGTGCTGcctctctggggaggggagggaggagccgcTATGTCTGCCCTGTGTATAAAGGGGGTCCCCTCTCAGCTCTCAGCCCGTTAGAGACAAAGTCGGGCAGCTTGAAGACCCCTCCTTCCTCAGAGTCCTGGACGGTAGCAGCCTCTAACCTAGACCCTGGGCTGCGCGGGCTGATGCTTGGGCGGTGACCCTGCAGCTCGGCCTCTGCCCGTTCTGCTTGCCAGGTTGGAGGAGGAGACGCGCAAGCGGGAGGATGCGGAGCACAACCTCGTGCTCTTCCGCAAGGTGAGCCCGGGCCCCACGTCAGCGCAGTCTCCCCACGTCTACCCCCGCCTGCATCTAGGGGGACAAGTGTGGGCGCCAGGAGGCGACCAGAAGCCTCCAGAGACAGGCAGGGAGGGCCTGGCCCTTCCTCGGCCTGAGCAGTCCCTCCCTGCTCTTGAACCCCCACTGCCACCCCCTTAAGGACGTGGACGACGCCACCCTGTCCCGCCTGGAACTAGAGCGCAAGATTGAGTCTCTGATGGATGAGATTGAGTTCCTCAAGAAGCTACACGAGGAGGTAGGTGGGCCGAGTGTCAGTAGAGGCTTCGAAGGTTGCAGGTGGTCTCATTGGAGCTGAAAGGCAGGCGCTGGAGAAGACTGGCGAATGCGGCGGAGGACTCGCCCTAGGGAAGAGAAGTGAGATTCGCGGGGTAGACGCAGCCCCTCAACCCGCCCTCTACAGGTGGTTTGACTCCCACCCCTGCGCCACCTGGTGGCGATCGGCGGAACTGCACCCCGTCGCTTGGCCGCCGGCTTGGAGCACACCGGGGCGCAGGACGCGCAGTCCTCTGTGCGCTGCACTCCCTGGCACCCCCTTCTGTTCATTCGagtgtttcttctcttttctgtgcGTGAACTGCGCGGCCCGCATGGGATCCGCGCGGCAACCTCGACAACTTGTTGTCCTGGGCCGCAGGAGCTGCGAGACCTGCAGGTGAGCGTGGAGAGCCAGCAGGTGCAGCAGGTCGAGGTGGAGGCCACCGTGAAGCCTGAGCTGACGGCGGCGCTGAGGGACATCCGCGCGCAGTACGAGAGCATCGCGGCGAAGAACCTGCAGGAGGCAGAGGAGTGGTACAAGTCCAAGGTGCGAGAGCCCGGGAGGGCGAGGGAGGCTCTGGGCGAGCGGGGCGCTGCGGGGAGCGCGCGTGCCGTCAGCTCACGGCCCTGTTGCCTCGCACTCCGCAGTACGCCGACCTGTCCGACGCCGCCAACCGGAACCACGAGGCCCTGCGTCAGGCCAAGCAGGAGATGAACGAGTCCCGACGCCAGATACAGAGCCTGACTTGTGAGGTGGACGGGCTGCGCGGCACGGTGAGTACCGGGGTTCGCGCCCaggcccggggggtggggggcgcggaGGATGAAGGCTGTTCCCCCAGTGACCCCCTGCTGCCCCCCAGAACGAGGCGCTGCTCAGACAGCTGCGGGAGCTAGAGGAGCACTTTGCCCTGGAGGCGGGCGGGTACCAGGCGGGTGCCGCGAGGCTCGAGGAGGAGCTGCGACAGCTAAAGGAGGAGATGGCCCGGCACCTGCGCGAGTACCAGGAGCTCCTCAACGTCAAGATGGCCCTGGACATCGAGATCGCCACCTACCGGAAGCTGCTGGAGGGCGAGGAgagcaggtggggggcagggctgctggagggTGGGAGTGTAAGGGATGGGAGGGATTGGGTGTtcagggaaggggcggggcccGGGCCCAGTCGCTGACCCCGTGCTTCGCTCCCAGGATCTCTGTGCCAGTCCATTCTTTTGCATCCTTAAGTATAAAGACGGCTGGTGAGTCTCCCACGCCTGGCTTCCAATCTGCCTGTCCCCTTGTCCGCTTCTGCCCTGACCAGACTCTTGCTATGTATGCCTCTGCTCAGGGATCGATTCTGTCCATGAACTACTGAGTCCTAGTCTATACTCATGCCC from Halichoerus grypus chromosome 6, mHalGry1.hap1.1, whole genome shotgun sequence harbors:
- the PRPH gene encoding peripherin isoform X2: MSHPSGLRAGVTSTSYRRTFGPPPSLSPGAYSYASSSRFSSSRLLGSASPGSSVRLGSFRGPRAGAGALLRLPSERLDFSMAEALNQEFLATRSNEKQELQELNDRFANFIEKVRFLEQQNAALRGELSQARGQEPARADQLCQQELRELRRELELLGGERDRVQVERDRLAEDVAALKQRLEEETRKREDAEHNLVLFRKDVDDATLSRLELERKIESLMDEIEFLKKLHEEELRDLQVSVESQQVQQVEVEATVKPELTAALRDIRAQYESIAAKNLQEAEEWYKSKYADLSDAANRNHEALRQAKQEMNESRRQIQSLTCEVDGLRGTNEALLRQLRELEEHFALEAGGYQAGAARLEEELRQLKEEMARHLREYQELLNVKMALDIEIATYRKLLEGEESRISVPVHSFASLSIKTAVSEVEPPQDSHSRKMVLIKTIETRDGEVVTESQKEQRSELDKSTHSY
- the PRPH gene encoding peripherin isoform X3, with amino-acid sequence MSHPSGLRAGVTSTSYRRTFGPPPSLSPGAYSYASSSRFSSSRLLGSASPGSSVRLGSFRGPRAGAGALLRLPSERLDFSMAEALNQEFLATRSNEKQELQELNDRFANFIEKVRFLEQQNAALRGELSQARGQEPARADQLCQQELRELRRELELLGGERDRVQVERDRLAEDVAALKQRLEEETRKREDAEHNLVLFRKDVDDATLSRLELERKIESLMDEIEFLKKLHEEELRDLQVSVESQQVQQVEVEATVKPELTAALRDIRAQYESIAAKNLQEAEEWYKSKYADLSDAANRNHEALRQAKQEMNESRRQIQSLTCEVDGLRGTNEALLRQLRELEEHFALEAGGYQAGAARLEEELRQLKEEMARHLREYQELLNVKMALDIEIATYRKLLEGEESRISVPVHSFASLSIKTADESEGLKGEKPQASSLPPLHPTFSSV
- the PRPH gene encoding peripherin isoform X1 — its product is MSHPSGLRAGVTSTSYRRTFGPPPSLSPGAYSYASSSRFSSSRLLGSASPGSSVRLGSFRGPRAGAGALLRLPSERLDFSMAEALNQEFLATRSNEKQELQELNDRFANFIEKVRFLEQQNAALRGELSQARGQEPARADQLCQQELRELRRELELLGGERDRVQVERDRLAEDVAALKQRLEEETRKREDAEHNLVLFRKDVDDATLSRLELERKIESLMDEIEFLKKLHEEELRDLQVSVESQQVQQVEVEATVKPELTAALRDIRAQYESIAAKNLQEAEEWYKSKYADLSDAANRNHEALRQAKQEMNESRRQIQSLTCEVDGLRGTNEALLRQLRELEEHFALEAGGYQAGAARLEEELRQLKEEMARHLREYQELLNVKMALDIEIATYRKLLEGEESRISVPVHSFASLSIKTAVSEVEPPQDSHSRKMVLIKTIETRDGEQVVTESQKEQRSELDKSTHSY